Proteins found in one Cricetulus griseus strain 17A/GY chromosome X, alternate assembly CriGri-PICRH-1.0, whole genome shotgun sequence genomic segment:
- the Plac1 gene encoding placenta-specific protein 1, which translates to MKLLKFLGGIVFFTFMFSGYSEQNQVNVLCSTDWFMVTVHPFLLNNDVYVHFYEVHLGLGCPPNHVLPQFYQFTYRVTECGIRIKAISPDVVIYSSEIHYASKGSSSRYVIPVSCAAPRRSPWLTKPHSVQSPSNNMASAPRNDTSYQVFSLPEPSQGSNCSCPPYVFKQESM; encoded by the coding sequence ATGAAACTCCTCAAGTTCCTAGGAGGGATCGTCTTCTTCACCTTCATGTTTTCCGGCTACTCGGAGCAAAATCAAGTGAATGTGCTGTGCTCAACCGATTGGTTCATGGTCACCGTTCACCCCTTCTTGCTGAATAATGATGTGTATGTCCACTTTTATGAAGTGCATTTGGGCCTGGGTTGTCCTCCCAACCACGTTCTCCCACAATTCTACCAGTTTACCTACCGCGTTACAGAATGTGGCATCCGCATCAAGGCTATCTCTCCAGATGTAGTTATCTACAGCTCTGAGATTCACTATGCTTCCAAAGGCTCCTCATCTAGATATGTGATCCCGGTGTCATGCGCTGCCCCTCGACGGTCCCCTTGGCTCACTAAGCCCCACTCCGTGCAATCTCCCAGCAATAACATGGCTTCGGCCCCGAGGAATGATACGAGCTACCAAGTGTTCAGCTTGCCGGAGCCAAGCCAAGGATCCAACTGCAGTTGTCCACCTTATGTCTTCAAGCAAGAGAGCATGTAA